Proteins from a genomic interval of Paenibacillus sp. FSL R5-0623:
- a CDS encoding PHP domain-containing protein yields MDQRQGRCDLHTHSQASDGMQPPADNVKLAKQKGLSAVALTDHDTVAGVAEAQQAGKEYDIDVVAGVEISTRAGGKDIHVLGYYVNTEDEQFLQRLRGLREARDERNHLIIAKLQELGIDISWQEVLDELGRPLEPDESIGRPHMADVLVKKGYAVDMRDAFDQYLAEGKPGFVSVPRVAPEDACKWIRAAGGAAVIAHPGLYNDDELVRRIIEDSRPDGIEVFHSDHGPEEEHRYGELAKEYDLIETGGSDYHGERQGVVFHGDLGSKTVTIDVLERLKAALHSKK; encoded by the coding sequence ATGGATCAACGCCAAGGACGCTGTGATCTTCATACGCATAGTCAGGCTTCAGATGGAATGCAGCCACCTGCTGATAATGTGAAGCTTGCCAAACAAAAAGGACTATCTGCGGTTGCCCTAACAGACCATGATACAGTAGCCGGTGTAGCGGAAGCACAACAAGCGGGAAAAGAGTACGATATTGATGTTGTTGCCGGAGTGGAGATCAGCACTCGTGCTGGTGGGAAAGATATTCATGTGCTTGGGTATTATGTGAATACAGAGGATGAGCAGTTCCTGCAACGGTTGCGCGGATTACGAGAAGCGCGAGATGAGCGCAATCATCTGATTATCGCCAAGCTCCAAGAACTCGGGATTGATATAAGCTGGCAGGAGGTACTGGATGAGCTGGGACGACCGTTAGAGCCGGATGAGAGTATTGGCAGACCTCATATGGCCGATGTGCTGGTGAAAAAAGGCTACGCTGTTGACATGCGGGATGCATTTGATCAGTATCTTGCTGAAGGCAAGCCAGGCTTCGTATCTGTACCCCGCGTTGCACCAGAGGATGCGTGCAAGTGGATCAGAGCCGCAGGTGGAGCCGCTGTGATTGCCCATCCGGGTCTCTATAATGATGATGAATTGGTGCGACGTATCATCGAAGACTCTCGTCCAGATGGCATTGAGGTGTTTCATTCGGACCATGGCCCGGAAGAGGAACACAGGTATGGTGAGCTGGCCAAGGAATACGACCTCATTGAAACAGGTGGATCTGATTATCATGGCGAACGGCAAGGTGTTGTTTTCCACGGGGATCTTGGTAGCAAGACCGTAACGATTGATGTGTTGGAAAGGCTGAAGGCCGCTCTTCACAGCAAAAAGTAG